From the genome of Ignavibacteriales bacterium, one region includes:
- a CDS encoding OmpA family protein — protein sequence MKQNEFLDSEENPYAESGDKDRYLITYSDLITLLLGLFIILYAVSNIDNSKYKNVVAAMGSYFGNESIVPKMAESKILTRPREKVSEELSKLIVENNYSNSIQLEENERGVTIHILDDILFPPGKADMNESSKLVLKKLAKVLSTIPNDIRIEGHTDNIPIFTERYPSNWHLSVDRALSTAYYLIKQENISPDKVSIVGYSEYRPIATNDTPESRAKNRRVDLVILK from the coding sequence ATTAAGCAAAATGAGTTCTTAGATTCCGAAGAAAATCCTTATGCAGAAAGCGGTGATAAAGATCGGTACTTAATTACCTATTCCGATTTAATTACGCTGCTTTTGGGCTTGTTCATTATTCTTTATGCCGTATCGAATATTGACAACAGTAAGTATAAAAATGTTGTTGCAGCAATGGGAAGTTATTTCGGCAATGAGTCTATTGTTCCAAAAATGGCGGAATCAAAAATATTGACTAGGCCGAGAGAGAAAGTAAGCGAAGAACTCAGCAAGTTGATTGTAGAAAATAATTACTCGAACTCTATTCAATTGGAAGAAAACGAAAGAGGTGTTACGATACATATTCTGGATGATATTTTATTTCCTCCCGGCAAAGCGGATATGAATGAGTCTTCTAAATTAGTATTGAAAAAATTAGCTAAAGTTCTCAGCACAATTCCAAACGATATCAGAATAGAGGGACATACAGATAATATACCGATATTTACAGAACGCTATCCTTCTAACTGGCATCTTTCGGTGGATAGAGCATTAAGTACCGCTTATTATTTAATAAAACAAGAAAATATCTCTCCGGATAAAGTTTCTATTGTTGGTTACTCGGAATACAGACCGATTGCTACGAACGATACACCGGAATCAAGAGCTAAAAACAGAAGAGTAGATTTAGTAATTCTTAAGTGA